In Dyadobacter sp. NIV53, a single window of DNA contains:
- the gldC gene encoding gliding motility protein GldC, with protein MKNSEINFTIDLDNQNVPEKIHWSATDNPNEGINDTRAIAIAVWDHYHRGTLKIDLWTKDMEVFDMKRFYIEIMSGIADTLLTATNDPVMSDAIEAVCETLSKRLDEEMKAAK; from the coding sequence ATGAAAAATTCGGAAATAAATTTCACCATAGATCTTGATAATCAAAACGTACCGGAGAAAATTCACTGGAGTGCTACTGATAATCCCAATGAAGGTATTAATGATACTCGTGCCATTGCCATTGCAGTTTGGGACCATTACCACAGGGGTACCCTGAAAATTGATCTCTGGACAAAAGACATGGAAGTTTTTGATATGAAAAGATTTTATATCGAAATCATGAGCGGAATTGCAGATACCTTGCTTACTGCCACCAATGATCCTGTTATGTCAGATGCCATTGAAGCAGTTTGTGAAACGCTTAGCAAACGTCTGGATGAAGAAATGAAAGCAGCCAAGTAA
- a CDS encoding HAMP domain-containing sensor histidine kinase → MQIRTRLTIQFSLLVSGILLVTFLAIYFFSYDNVTEDFYDRLRSKAKSTAELLLKVPQVNTEVMRALEGSNRDLIYNENILIFDEKNRLIYTNTNPSSKSINVSNYWLDEIRKAGQIRYTDGDYKVVGLYYKYPFNRAVVMLGAQDLYGQINLSNLSKLLTALFIIVTVIVALAGWFFAKRALRPISKVMNAVEGILPQKLDTRLEVPNQKDEIGRLTTTFNNLLDRIETAFQMQKIFVANVSHELKNPLTKMRSQLEVSMLKERNPADYRATINSVLEDIHELAQLSNTLLELAKVSEDQRDLLTETVRIDDLLLDSRQTLIQANPSYNIQIHFNDLPEDDTWLEIFGNSTLLKTAFLNLMDNACKFSDNLTVHVNLQCSARNLTVRFSDHGKGIPLADQSLVFQPFYRSDNTASIRGYGIGLSLVDRIVKLHNGAISIQTNNPKGTTFILTFIPPLSKF, encoded by the coding sequence ATGCAGATAAGGACCAGGCTTACTATTCAGTTTTCTTTGTTGGTAAGCGGCATATTACTTGTTACTTTTCTTGCTATTTATTTCTTTTCCTATGATAACGTAACGGAGGATTTTTACGACAGGTTAAGATCCAAAGCCAAATCAACCGCTGAACTTTTACTTAAAGTACCACAGGTTAATACCGAAGTAATGAGGGCGTTGGAAGGATCAAACAGGGATCTGATTTACAATGAAAACATTCTGATCTTCGACGAGAAAAACCGGCTGATATACACCAATACTAATCCTTCTTCCAAATCTATTAATGTATCGAATTACTGGCTGGACGAAATCCGTAAAGCTGGTCAGATTCGCTATACGGACGGGGATTATAAGGTGGTAGGTTTGTACTATAAATACCCTTTTAATCGTGCCGTTGTTATGCTGGGTGCCCAGGATTTATATGGTCAGATCAATTTATCCAACCTTTCCAAATTACTTACTGCGCTGTTTATCATCGTTACAGTTATTGTAGCACTTGCAGGCTGGTTTTTTGCCAAACGTGCGTTACGGCCTATATCCAAAGTGATGAATGCTGTGGAAGGCATATTACCCCAGAAACTCGATACAAGGCTTGAAGTACCTAATCAAAAGGATGAAATTGGGCGGCTTACCACTACTTTCAATAATTTGCTTGACCGCATTGAGACGGCATTCCAAATGCAAAAAATATTTGTTGCAAACGTTTCCCATGAGTTAAAAAATCCTTTGACAAAAATGAGGTCGCAGCTGGAAGTAAGTATGCTTAAAGAGCGAAATCCAGCTGATTACCGCGCTACGATCAATTCTGTACTTGAAGATATTCATGAATTGGCTCAATTGTCCAATACTTTACTTGAACTGGCCAAAGTGAGTGAAGATCAGCGTGATCTGCTTACTGAAACGGTACGTATTGATGACCTGTTACTGGATTCCCGCCAAACGTTGATCCAGGCTAATCCGTCCTACAATATCCAGATTCATTTTAACGATTTGCCGGAAGATGATACTTGGCTTGAAATATTTGGAAATTCCACTTTGCTAAAAACTGCATTTTTAAACTTAATGGACAACGCCTGCAAGTTCTCAGACAATCTTACGGTTCATGTTAATTTACAATGTTCAGCAAGAAATTTGACCGTTCGGTTTTCTGATCATGGTAAAGGTATTCCACTTGCAGACCAAAGTCTTGTATTTCAACCTTTCTACCGTAGTGACAATACGGCAAGCATAAGAGGATATGGCATTGGCCTTTCCCTGGTAGACCGAATTGTTAAACTCCACAATGGGGCCATTTCTATTCAGACCAACAATCCAAAAGGAACCACCTTTATTTTAACCTTTATTCCACCTCTAAGTAAATTCTAA
- a CDS encoding DUF4197 domain-containing protein, giving the protein MNQKFLIVTLLWIFSSCAADAQLNKKLGGILDQLKSPAGALSDGDIVGGLKEALNIGISNGSAEASKVDGFFKNELIKIAVPPEAQKVATTLRKMGMGAEVDKFTLSLNRAAEDAAKKSKPIFLKAITSMTIPDALTILKGSDDAATQYLKKTTNADLYKTFFPVVDSTLNINKATEYYSELVTVYNKLPLVKKVDPNLKEYATQKTIDGLYVLIAQEEKKIRVDPAARVTDLLKQVFSKAGK; this is encoded by the coding sequence ATGAATCAAAAATTCTTAATTGTAACGTTGCTATGGATTTTTAGCAGTTGTGCAGCAGATGCCCAGCTTAACAAAAAACTTGGTGGCATATTGGATCAGCTTAAATCGCCGGCAGGGGCACTAAGTGATGGGGACATAGTTGGAGGACTGAAAGAAGCTTTAAATATCGGAATCAGCAACGGATCTGCGGAAGCTTCAAAAGTGGATGGTTTTTTCAAAAATGAACTGATTAAAATCGCAGTTCCGCCAGAAGCACAGAAGGTTGCTACTACCTTACGTAAAATGGGAATGGGGGCAGAAGTGGACAAATTTACTTTATCCCTTAACAGAGCGGCCGAAGATGCTGCTAAAAAATCCAAGCCGATTTTCTTAAAAGCCATTACCTCAATGACTATTCCTGATGCTCTTACAATTTTGAAAGGGAGTGATGATGCCGCTACACAATACTTAAAGAAAACCACCAATGCCGACCTTTACAAAACTTTTTTTCCGGTGGTTGACAGCACTTTAAATATCAATAAGGCAACGGAATATTATTCTGAACTCGTAACAGTTTATAACAAGCTTCCTCTTGTTAAGAAGGTTGACCCAAACCTGAAAGAATATGCAACCCAAAAAACCATTGACGGTTTGTATGTTTTGATAGCGCAGGAAGAAAAGAAAATCAGGGTTGATCCGGCTGCCAGAGTTACTGATTTGCTAAAACAAGTGTTCAGCAAAGCGGGAAAGTGA
- a CDS encoding galactokinase family protein: MKISTPGRICLFGEHQDYLGLPVIAAAISRRISIIGSYRNDDQVILELPDLNQKVQFSLKETFPYILQRDYFRSTINVLKRRGLTFSKGFDCLIHGNIPINSGTSSSSALIVSWAHFLDKMSDNPSNFTQKELGEIANSAEVLEFGEPGGMMDHYSTAIGNVIYLESEPKIKVETLTPNLGTFVLGDSLEPKDTLGILARCRFGMEDVIRKVKTEDGSFSIFHTPLFQISDYKSFLSGDEMSLLKANIEDRDILLEGKKLLSQNVPESGREVFDSKFGELLYKHYKNLRDHKRTSTPKIERMMNAALSAGALGGKINGSGGGGCMFVYAPAHAAEVADAIEREGGKSYIISVDMGTRIETE; the protein is encoded by the coding sequence ATGAAAATTTCAACCCCCGGCCGTATTTGTTTATTCGGGGAACACCAGGATTATCTTGGTCTACCCGTAATTGCAGCGGCGATATCGCGGCGTATCAGCATTATTGGTTCTTATAGAAACGACGATCAGGTAATTTTAGAATTACCTGATCTCAATCAAAAAGTCCAATTCTCGTTGAAAGAAACATTCCCATATATTCTTCAAAGGGATTATTTCAGAAGCACAATTAATGTTTTAAAAAGAAGAGGATTAACTTTCTCAAAAGGATTTGATTGTTTAATACATGGAAATATCCCCATTAATTCCGGAACATCCAGTTCGTCGGCACTGATCGTATCCTGGGCACATTTTCTGGATAAAATGAGTGATAATCCATCCAATTTTACACAAAAAGAACTGGGAGAAATTGCCAACTCGGCCGAAGTACTTGAATTTGGAGAGCCTGGCGGTATGATGGATCACTATTCAACTGCGATTGGAAATGTAATTTACTTAGAGTCCGAACCGAAAATTAAAGTAGAAACCCTTACTCCTAACCTGGGCACTTTCGTATTGGGTGATTCTTTGGAACCAAAGGATACGCTTGGAATTTTGGCAAGATGCCGGTTTGGAATGGAAGATGTGATCAGAAAGGTTAAAACTGAGGATGGTTCTTTTTCAATTTTCCATACACCATTATTTCAGATATCTGATTATAAGTCATTTCTTTCCGGAGATGAAATGAGTTTGCTGAAAGCAAATATTGAAGACCGGGATATCTTACTGGAAGGAAAAAAGTTATTGTCACAAAACGTACCTGAATCAGGACGCGAAGTTTTTGATAGCAAATTCGGCGAACTTCTGTATAAACATTACAAAAACCTGCGGGATCACAAGCGGACCTCAACACCAAAAATAGAGCGGATGATGAATGCGGCTTTGTCAGCGGGCGCATTGGGAGGAAAAATAAATGGATCCGGTGGTGGAGGCTGTATGTTTGTATATGCGCCAGCTCATGCCGCGGAAGTAGCGGATGCGATCGAACGGGAAGGCGGGAAAAGTTATATTATTTCTGTGGATATGGGGACGAGGATTGAAACGGAGTAA
- a CDS encoding dihydrolipoamide acetyltransferase family protein — protein MKIVEMLMPPLGESIMECTVLHLLRKAGDKVSVDDSVLEVATDKVDTEVPCPYDGTIIEWLVKEDDVVPIGSAVARIEIADDGNIPSDFIPEISPEKNLTVEDPAVLLEKDLQVALNKKTEVPETESSSGNGDIFYSPLVLSIAREEKISSRELATITGTGAEQRVTKNDILSYLSTREAIQAPVDLPVQLPKATSLNGSTEIIEMDRMRKMISQRMIESRKISAHVTSFIETDMTTVVKWRETVKADYRKRSGDSITYTPILIEAVVKAIKDYPMINISVEGDKIIVKKDINIGMAVALPDGNLIVPVIHRADQYDLAGLARKVNELAKKARENKLKADDVSGGTYSVSNIGAFANLMGTPIIVQPQVAIMAFGAIKKKPAVIETLQGDLIGIRSLMFISHSYDHRVVDGSLGGMFLKKVNDYLENFDSHRTLM, from the coding sequence ATGAAAATAGTTGAAATGCTGATGCCCCCGTTGGGTGAGAGTATCATGGAATGTACAGTGCTGCATCTTCTCAGGAAAGCAGGTGATAAAGTGAGTGTTGATGATTCGGTATTAGAAGTAGCTACGGATAAAGTTGATACGGAAGTTCCCTGCCCATATGATGGAACCATTATAGAATGGCTGGTAAAAGAAGATGATGTGGTTCCGATAGGAAGTGCTGTTGCACGTATTGAAATCGCTGATGATGGAAATATTCCATCTGATTTTATTCCTGAAATTTCACCGGAAAAAAATTTAACTGTAGAAGACCCGGCAGTTCTTCTTGAAAAGGATTTGCAAGTAGCCTTAAATAAGAAAACAGAAGTACCGGAAACTGAATCTTCTTCCGGCAATGGAGATATTTTTTATTCTCCTTTGGTCCTGAGCATAGCAAGAGAGGAAAAAATCAGTTCCAGGGAACTGGCCACAATAACCGGAACCGGGGCAGAACAACGTGTTACCAAAAATGATATCCTGTCCTATCTTAGTACAAGGGAAGCTATTCAGGCACCTGTTGATTTACCGGTTCAGTTACCAAAAGCTACTTCTTTAAACGGAAGCACTGAGATCATTGAAATGGACAGGATGCGCAAAATGATTTCGCAGCGCATGATTGAATCCCGTAAAATTTCAGCGCATGTTACTTCCTTTATAGAAACTGACATGACCACTGTTGTAAAATGGCGGGAAACGGTAAAGGCAGATTATCGTAAAAGATCTGGTGACAGTATTACTTATACGCCCATACTCATTGAAGCGGTTGTGAAGGCAATCAAAGATTATCCGATGATCAATATTTCTGTTGAAGGAGACAAGATTATTGTTAAAAAGGATATTAATATCGGGATGGCAGTTGCATTACCGGACGGCAACCTCATTGTTCCGGTAATTCATCGTGCTGATCAGTACGATCTGGCCGGACTGGCGCGTAAAGTAAACGAACTTGCAAAAAAAGCGCGGGAAAATAAGCTGAAAGCGGATGATGTTTCCGGCGGTACATACTCGGTATCCAACATCGGAGCGTTTGCTAACCTCATGGGAACTCCTATAATTGTACAGCCACAGGTTGCAATCATGGCATTTGGTGCTATAAAAAAGAAACCAGCGGTTATTGAAACCTTACAGGGAGATCTGATAGGAATACGCAGCCTGATGTTTATTTCCCATTCCTATGACCATCGTGTTGTAGACGGTTCACTTGGCGGAATGTTTTTGAAAAAAGTGAATGATTATCTTGAAAATTTTGATTCGCACAGAACCCTGATGTAA
- a CDS encoding 5' nucleotidase, NT5C type, producing MLRLTLDMDDVLADTHEKLINIVLNDFNTTLTLKQLQSSALRDLLHPKQLTKIHRIINEPGFFADIPVKDDAIETVYELSKYYEIFVATACMEFPNSFRDKFDWLKKHFNFIPWTNIVFCGYKSIINSDYLIDDHVRNLAAFKGEGILFTAPHNLRETSFKRVSSWKEVSELFLHRS from the coding sequence ATGCTGAGACTAACTTTGGACATGGATGATGTGTTGGCTGATACACACGAAAAATTAATAAATATTGTATTAAATGATTTCAATACCACTCTGACTCTGAAACAGCTCCAATCAAGTGCGTTGAGAGACTTGCTTCATCCTAAACAATTGACCAAAATTCATAGAATCATTAATGAACCAGGTTTTTTTGCAGATATTCCGGTGAAGGATGATGCGATTGAAACAGTTTATGAATTATCAAAGTACTACGAAATATTCGTAGCTACCGCCTGTATGGAATTCCCCAATTCTTTCCGTGATAAATTTGACTGGCTTAAAAAACATTTCAATTTCATCCCATGGACCAACATCGTTTTTTGTGGTTACAAAAGCATTATCAATTCAGATTATCTGATCGATGATCATGTCCGTAACCTGGCTGCCTTCAAAGGAGAAGGAATTTTATTTACCGCACCGCATAATCTTCGTGAGACTTCCTTTAAAAGGGTGTCAAGCTGGAAAGAAGTATCAGAATTATTCCTGCACAGATCATGA
- a CDS encoding DUF6728 family protein: MKKYFQLGDVFYYFVRVFKKPDPNAPTSFNLRMMHGINRISIVMFIFCVIVMIIRAFTR, encoded by the coding sequence ATGAAAAAGTACTTTCAACTCGGTGACGTATTTTATTATTTCGTCCGGGTTTTCAAAAAACCCGATCCTAATGCGCCTACATCTTTTAATCTTCGGATGATGCACGGTATCAACCGAATTTCTATTGTGATGTTTATATTTTGTGTTATTGTGATGATCATACGAGCATTTACAAGATGA
- a CDS encoding competence/damage-inducible protein A, with translation MNSTVRAEIITIGDEILFGQITDTNTQWIGAELTGIGIRPVRKTSVGDNKQDIIDAFTESSQRVDVVIVTGGLGPTKDDITKHTFCEYFNSELKINEDALKLITGFFAKRGREMTELNIQQAALPANATYIPNLWGTAPGMWFEKDNVIYVSLPGVPYEMKSLMEFEILPRLKARFNFNIIQHKSIRTIGIGESFLAETIEKWEDALPEHIKLAYLPHFGQVKLRLTGTGTDQQLLDSQLQEQVNLLLPLIEEFVYGYDSDELESVIGALLIKQHATVGTAESCTGGFVAHRLTSLAGSSRYFEGSVVSYSNSVKTNVLGVSEATLNTYGAVSESTAREMAEGARKVLKTTYAIATTGIAGPDGGTTEKPVGTVWIACATPNGTFTQLLKLSGIRSLNIELTSTYALNLLRKTILKVEQVETI, from the coding sequence ATGAATTCCACAGTAAGGGCAGAAATAATTACCATTGGTGATGAAATCCTTTTTGGACAGATCACCGATACGAACACACAATGGATTGGCGCAGAACTTACCGGAATAGGAATTCGTCCGGTTCGTAAAACTTCTGTAGGAGATAATAAGCAGGATATTATCGATGCATTTACTGAATCCAGCCAACGTGTTGACGTTGTTATTGTTACGGGCGGACTTGGCCCTACAAAGGATGATATTACTAAACATACATTTTGCGAATATTTTAATAGTGAGTTAAAAATCAATGAGGACGCACTAAAACTAATTACTGGTTTTTTCGCAAAACGTGGCCGGGAAATGACCGAACTGAATATTCAGCAGGCAGCTTTGCCAGCCAATGCCACGTATATTCCAAATTTGTGGGGAACTGCTCCTGGTATGTGGTTTGAGAAAGACAATGTAATTTATGTCTCGCTACCCGGAGTGCCTTATGAAATGAAAAGCCTGATGGAATTTGAAATATTACCCAGACTTAAAGCAAGGTTTAATTTTAATATAATTCAGCATAAATCAATCAGGACAATTGGTATAGGCGAATCTTTTCTGGCTGAAACAATTGAAAAATGGGAAGATGCCCTTCCTGAACATATAAAATTGGCTTACCTCCCACATTTTGGACAGGTAAAGCTTCGCCTTACCGGTACAGGAACGGATCAGCAATTGTTAGACTCCCAGTTGCAGGAGCAGGTAAATCTGCTTTTGCCATTAATTGAGGAGTTTGTTTATGGATACGACTCGGATGAACTTGAATCGGTCATTGGAGCGTTATTGATAAAACAACACGCAACTGTCGGAACGGCAGAAAGCTGCACAGGAGGTTTTGTGGCACACCGGCTAACAAGTCTTGCAGGCTCTTCAAGGTATTTTGAAGGTTCGGTTGTCAGTTATAGTAATTCGGTAAAAACGAATGTATTGGGTGTATCTGAAGCAACACTTAACACTTATGGAGCCGTAAGTGAATCAACTGCCCGGGAAATGGCAGAAGGTGCACGAAAGGTTCTGAAAACTACTTACGCCATTGCAACCACAGGAATTGCGGGTCCTGATGGAGGAACAACTGAGAAACCTGTTGGAACTGTCTGGATTGCCTGCGCAACACCTAACGGAACATTTACACAGTTGCTGAAATTATCAGGAATCCGTAGTTTAAATATAGAACTGACTTCTACCTACGCTTTAAATCTGTTAAGAAAAACAATTTTAAAAGTTGAACAGGTGGAAACAATCTGA
- a CDS encoding acyl-CoA desaturase, whose amino-acid sequence MYIVLAVFVVHWYLSLFCQTFFLHRYSAHKMFIMSKSWERFFYLLTYLSQGSSYLSPRAYAILHRMHHAFSDTERDPHSPHHTKNVFTMMWETKDIYNAVLNRKRAIESQFERNYPEWRFIEKLGDSWMSRLGWALLYSAFYILAFVYLDMHWVFFFLLPIHFLMGPIHGAIVNWSGHKYGYQNFDNQDKSKNSLIFDFLMMGELFQNNHHKRPNSINFGSKWFEVDPTYPVIRLLSKMKIIEIRKKP is encoded by the coding sequence ATGTATATAGTTCTTGCCGTTTTTGTAGTACACTGGTATTTGTCACTTTTCTGTCAAACTTTTTTTCTACATCGTTACTCTGCCCACAAAATGTTCATTATGAGCAAATCCTGGGAGCGTTTTTTCTATTTGCTGACGTATCTTTCACAAGGTTCATCTTATTTGAGCCCACGTGCTTATGCAATTCTACATCGGATGCACCATGCATTCAGTGATACCGAGAGAGATCCGCATTCTCCTCATCATACCAAAAATGTTTTTACAATGATGTGGGAAACCAAAGATATTTACAATGCTGTATTGAACCGTAAAAGAGCTATTGAATCACAGTTTGAACGTAATTATCCGGAATGGAGATTTATTGAAAAATTGGGCGATTCCTGGATGTCAAGATTAGGATGGGCTTTGCTGTATTCCGCTTTTTATATTTTAGCGTTTGTATATCTGGATATGCACTGGGTATTTTTCTTTTTGCTTCCGATCCACTTCCTGATGGGGCCAATACACGGTGCAATTGTTAACTGGAGTGGCCATAAATATGGATATCAGAATTTTGACAATCAGGATAAATCAAAGAATTCACTGATATTTGACTTCCTGATGATGGGCGAGCTTTTTCAGAATAATCACCACAAACGTCCAAATTCAATCAATTTTGGCTCAAAATGGTTTGAAGTTGATCCAACCTATCCAGTAATCAGATTGCTAAGCAAAATGAAAATTATTGAGATACGTAAAAAACCTTAA
- a CDS encoding response regulator transcription factor, whose translation MKLLLIEDEPKTVQSLKQGLEEDGYEVDIAYDGLIGKQLAKNNSYQLIISDIIIPGINGIELCREIRKSGDNTPILMLTALGTTDDKVTGLDAGADDYLVKPFEFKELLARVRALTKRGSNISQTAQILRFADLEISFDAKTVHRSGNKINLTAREFNLLVYLIRNQGRVISKVEIAEQVWDIGFDTGTNVIEVYVNYLRKKIDKDYPVKLIHTQFGMGYVLKLEE comes from the coding sequence ATGAAATTATTGCTAATTGAAGATGAACCAAAGACCGTACAATCCCTCAAACAAGGCCTGGAAGAAGATGGCTACGAAGTAGATATAGCGTACGACGGTTTAATAGGCAAGCAACTTGCCAAAAATAATTCATATCAGCTTATTATCAGCGACATTATTATTCCGGGTATCAACGGTATCGAATTGTGTCGTGAAATCCGGAAATCCGGTGATAACACGCCAATTCTTATGCTTACTGCTCTTGGCACCACCGACGATAAAGTAACGGGTTTGGATGCCGGAGCCGACGATTATCTCGTAAAACCATTTGAATTTAAGGAATTGCTAGCTCGTGTTCGGGCTTTGACCAAACGTGGTTCCAATATTTCCCAAACGGCCCAGATACTTCGTTTTGCTGATCTTGAAATATCATTTGACGCCAAAACAGTACATCGTTCAGGAAACAAAATTAACCTTACGGCCAGGGAATTTAATTTATTAGTATACCTGATACGCAACCAGGGCAGAGTGATTTCCAAAGTTGAAATTGCAGAACAGGTCTGGGATATTGGATTTGATACCGGAACCAATGTCATAGAGGTTTATGTAAATTATTTGCGTAAAAAAATTGATAAGGATTATCCTGTCAAATTAATCCATACACAATTTGGAATGGGATACGTACTTAAACTGGAAGAATAA
- a CDS encoding DUF4159 domain-containing protein translates to MLKEKRIRPLLLIFLLLNVSFSYSQSALKIAKLKYGGGGDWYANKTSLPNLIKFCNNELKMNINPTEDVVDAGSADLFSYPFIHMTGHGNVVFTDVEAQNLRNYLLSGGFLHIDDNYGLDQFIRREMKKVFPELTFVELPFDHAVYHVKYDFPGGLPKVHEHDGKQPQGFGLIWQGRLVCYYSYETDLGNGWEDQSVYNDPEEMRRKALQMGANLISYAFMIL, encoded by the coding sequence AATGTTTCTTTTAGCTATTCACAATCTGCCCTTAAAATTGCCAAGCTTAAATATGGAGGTGGAGGAGACTGGTATGCCAACAAAACTTCATTGCCAAACCTTATAAAGTTTTGCAATAATGAGTTAAAAATGAATATCAACCCTACTGAAGACGTGGTGGACGCAGGAAGCGCAGATTTGTTTTCTTATCCCTTCATACATATGACCGGTCATGGAAATGTTGTTTTTACTGATGTAGAGGCTCAGAATTTGCGTAATTATTTGCTCTCAGGAGGCTTTCTTCATATAGATGACAATTATGGCCTGGATCAGTTTATAAGGAGAGAAATGAAAAAGGTTTTTCCGGAATTAACCTTCGTGGAGCTACCTTTCGACCATGCAGTTTATCATGTAAAATATGATTTTCCCGGAGGCTTGCCCAAGGTTCACGAACATGATGGCAAACAGCCACAGGGTTTTGGGCTGATTTGGCAGGGTAGGCTTGTCTGCTATTATTCATACGAAACGGATCTTGGTAATGGCTGGGAGGATCAAAGTGTATACAATGACCCCGAGGAGATGCGCCGGAAAGCATTGCAAATGGGAGCTAACTTAATAAGTTATGCTTTTATGATTTTATAA
- a CDS encoding sugar MFS transporter, which translates to MSNNKNNNYLVPLITIGILFFVMGFVTWVNGTLITFFKKAFSLDNTSSYLVTFAFFISYTVMAIPCSMVLKRTGFKNGMSLALMVMAVGTLIFIPAAELASYPLFLVGLFTIGIGLTVLQTASNPYATILGPRESAAQRISIMGIANKGAGIISQIVIGKLLLAGVSSADPKDELDKVVVPYLVLTGILVALALIIRLSKGLVEVSEEEEEPVAGAAITVQKTSVFQYPNLVLGVLALFCYVGVEVIAADTIINYGVSLGIPENEARVFGAYTLGGMMFGYVLGIALIPKFVSQQAYMLFSAILGLVVTVIAVLTTGFTSVMCIAVLGFANAVIWPALWPLALSGLGKFTKIASALLVMGISGGAIMPLVYGGIADSIGSTQKAYLLVLPLYAFIVYFGLVGHKKKSW; encoded by the coding sequence ATGAGCAACAATAAAAACAACAATTACCTGGTTCCCCTTATTACAATTGGTATCCTTTTCTTCGTTATGGGATTCGTAACATGGGTAAATGGAACATTAATTACTTTCTTTAAAAAAGCGTTCAGTTTAGATAATACGAGTTCCTATCTGGTGACTTTTGCATTTTTTATTTCGTATACGGTAATGGCAATTCCGTGTTCGATGGTTCTTAAAAGGACAGGATTTAAAAACGGTATGTCGCTTGCACTGATGGTGATGGCTGTTGGTACACTTATTTTTATTCCGGCTGCCGAGTTGGCTTCTTATCCTCTTTTCCTCGTTGGCCTTTTTACAATTGGTATTGGACTTACAGTTCTCCAGACTGCCTCTAATCCATATGCAACAATTCTTGGGCCTCGCGAAAGTGCTGCTCAAAGGATCAGTATCATGGGAATTGCCAACAAAGGTGCAGGGATTATCAGCCAAATCGTCATCGGTAAACTGCTTCTGGCAGGAGTATCATCAGCAGATCCAAAAGACGAACTTGACAAAGTGGTTGTACCGTACCTCGTTCTTACTGGTATTTTAGTTGCTCTTGCGTTAATCATACGTCTTTCCAAAGGTCTTGTTGAAGTGAGTGAAGAAGAGGAAGAGCCGGTTGCAGGAGCAGCTATAACAGTACAAAAAACCAGCGTATTCCAATATCCAAATCTTGTTTTAGGCGTACTGGCGTTGTTTTGCTACGTAGGTGTGGAAGTAATAGCAGCTGATACTATTATTAACTACGGTGTTTCTCTTGGTATTCCTGAAAATGAAGCCAGAGTTTTTGGCGCATATACATTAGGCGGAATGATGTTCGGTTATGTACTCGGTATTGCGCTTATTCCAAAATTTGTCTCTCAACAGGCTTACATGCTATTTTCTGCAATTCTAGGACTGGTGGTTACGGTAATAGCAGTATTGACAACCGGTTTTACATCCGTTATGTGCATTGCAGTTCTGGGTTTTGCCAATGCAGTGATATGGCCGGCATTATGGCCGCTCGCATTGAGCGGATTGGGTAAATTCACAAAAATCGCCTCTGCGTTATTGGTAATGGGTATATCTGGTGGTGCCATTATGCCTTTGGTTTACGGAGGAATTGCAGATTCTATCGGCAGTACTCAAAAAGCATATCTTTTAGTGCTTCCACTCTACGCATTTATTGTATACTTTGGCCTTGTTGGTCACAAAAAGAAAAGCTGGTAG
- a CDS encoding MmcQ/YjbR family DNA-binding protein produces MNLESLRDYCLALPGVTEELPFGPDTLVFKVMGKVFLLTSLDSPSLSFNVKCDPEKAEDLRASYSDVQPGYHMNKKHWNTVHVTGSVSSEILFSWVKDSYDLIVSALPKRAKEELMGSS; encoded by the coding sequence ATGAACCTTGAATCCCTTAGAGATTATTGCCTGGCACTTCCCGGTGTAACTGAGGAATTACCTTTTGGACCGGATACATTGGTTTTTAAAGTGATGGGAAAAGTGTTTCTTTTAACCTCGCTTGATAGTCCGTCTTTATCCTTTAATGTAAAATGTGACCCGGAAAAGGCAGAAGATTTAAGAGCTTCTTATTCCGATGTCCAGCCCGGTTATCATATGAATAAAAAGCATTGGAATACCGTTCATGTTACCGGCAGTGTTTCAAGTGAAATTTTATTTAGCTGGGTAAAAGATTCTTATGATCTGATTGTGAGCGCACTACCAAAACGTGCGAAAGAAGAATTGATGGGGTCATCGTAA